Proteins from a genomic interval of Lycium ferocissimum isolate CSIRO_LF1 chromosome 2, AGI_CSIRO_Lferr_CH_V1, whole genome shotgun sequence:
- the LOC132035030 gene encoding zinc finger CCCH domain-containing protein 44-like: protein MIEGDNTVEQCTSIKDNMDDKQLIRVPPPRGEKTKRGRPPRGETAMRASQAKRQRLVEEEEGEDVCFICFDGGSLVLCDRKGCPKAYHPACIKRDEAFFRSKAKWNCGWHVCSVCQKASHYMCYTCTYSVCKGCTKNADFLCVRRNKGFCSTCMRIVMLIENIDQGIKEMVQVDFDDKSNWEYLFKVYWMFLKEKLSLTQSELIQAKNPWKGSDAVHAKQQRLPFGHPVAFDGKGIASKSLGHLELNKPKELLEPPCKDPPIAEIQTIAEAENIRSPGCTPQLEQAQPIELELQSKDSLKTEEASTATATSLNGCKAWASKELLEFVAHMKNGDTSALSHFEVQALLLKYIKRNKLRDPRQKSQIICDSRLKSLFGKHRAGHIEMLKLLEYHFLINEDSQRSAFIPAGIVGTVTNRAEADDNNDTSFLINKTKKRKSRKHSEESLVQINLDEYAAIDAHNINLIYLRRDLMESLIEDMEKFQGRVIGSVVRIRISGNNQKQDMYRLVHVVGTSKASVPYKIGDKTADVLLEVLNLNKKEVLPIDSISNQDFSEDECRRLRQIIKCGLVKRLTIGEIQKKAMELRAVKLNDSLEEEILRLNNLRDRASEKGRKKELRECVEKLVLLKMPEEHQRRLRAIPEVHADPKMDPNYETEEDAGESDEKKQAEYGGPKYTRFCRREDKLMSSRRKDKEGPIMVRCKVSEKREAHGYIMKKLGNQGTACQAVDRSSSETSITSFSTVNSTSTNNSETDKLWHYRDPSGRIQGPFSVTQLRKWNKSGLFPLDMRIWTNDEHHDSVLLTNALNGLFHTAPQVHGEISHQSQELGAVSVNSSIGWCESAAKTGRECGDREVPRHLRITNNHSNGNTETARMDGLSSCSPQCLNLNNSYSDKPNPSSPVSSSCHGNVRGAPPHEKRCHEIVDSQSSTGHGVQDSSGSTMFQISHGCNHSMQSHKKRHVGQSSGQNWRSSNSNRSSFNMNSGSSFASVAKSTDSFEQKGITSYPDLPSPTPKTSYDDIEAQAAEELLSLSSVVPVCASNIQDLPSPTPKLECEAPVGQAAAEKESLTSSFPVQDAGPSWSSASSLVIDGVQLPEIANGLGGYSPAAKPSLDSDLISDSAPKPAEAVGNHVDTPTSDANQLNHNSSCHPISNISDWRANFGEPIEFSTLDEESVSDLLAEVDAMESQTQSGMGSPTSAMRCSEETISVCKSDFFSFFEEFSPPPDPAKNDALGSTEDVQLPCQSSLTDELAGTSQAEAFDPLKRSSRTSSPSSEGETKSADVSFSQGEAGSNVPTPCTTNKTAVPVISQSAGLEAITTDCCAAPGNMTCGVPVQGFTNVIRGCSTVTALGRSNMNHSPFTGNPLSESQCIYSGERSGGPRDLVFQ from the exons ATGATCGAGGGTGATAATACAGTAGAACAGTGCACTTCAATTAAGGATAATATGGATGACAAGCAGCTGATCCGAGTTCCTCCGCCACGTGGCGAGAAGACGAAGAGAGGAAGGCCGCCACGTGGAGAAACGGCGATGAGAGCTTCGCAAGCGAAGAGACAGCGATTGGTGGAGGAGGAGGAAGGGGAAGATGTTTGCTTTATTTGTTTCGATGGTGGTTCTCTTGTCCTTTGCGATCGCAA GGGGTGTCCGAAGGCATACCATCCAGCTTGTATTAAGCGAGATGAGGCATTTTTCCGCTCCAAGGCTAAATGGAACTGCG GTTGGCATGTTTGTAGTGTTTGTCAAAAGGCTTCCCACTATATGTGCTATACTTGTACATATTCAGTGTGCAAAGGATGTACAAAAAATGCTGATTTCTTGTGTGTTCGAAGAAACAAAGGCTTTTGCTCAACATGCATGAGAATTGTCATGCTGATTGAGAATATAGACCAAGGGATCAAGGAGATG GTTCAAGTAGATTTTGATGACAAAAGTAACTGGGAGTATCTCTTCAAGGTATATTGGATgttcttaaaagaaaaattatcctTAACACAAAGTGAACTTATTCAAGCTAAAAATCCCTGGAAAGGATCAGATGCAGTACATGCTAAGCAACAGCGACTACCTTTTGGTCATCCTGTTGCATTTGATGGCAAAGGTATTGCGAGCAAGTCTCTAGGCCATCTGGAGCTGAATAAACCCAAAGAATTGCTGGAGCCACCTTGCAAGGACCCTCCAATCGCTGAAATCCAAACAATTGCTGAGGCTGAAAATATAAGGTCTCCTGGTTGTACTCCGCAGTTGGAGCAAGCGCAGCCCATAGAGCTAGAGTTACAGAGTAAAGATTCTTTAAAGACAGAAGAAGCAAGCACCGCAACGGCGACATCACTGAATGGATGCAAAGCATGGGCGTCCAAAGAGCTTTTGGAGTTTGTTGCACACATGAAGAATGGTGATACTTCTGCTCTATCACATTTTGAGGTCCAGGCACTATTACTAAAGTACATAAAGAGAAATAAGCTTCGAGATCCTCGTCAGAAAAGTCAAATAATTTGTGATTCGAGGCTTAAAAGTctttttggaaaacatcgtgctGGCCACATAGAAATGTTAAAGCTTCTTGAATATCACTTTCTGATAAATGAGGATTCACAGAGGAGTGCGTTTATACCAGCTGGAATTGTTGGAACTGTTACTAACCGTGCGGAGgctgatgataataatgatacaTCGTTCTTGATCAATAAAACTAAGAAACGTAAATCTCGTAAACACTCTGAAGAAAGTTTAGTGCAGATAAATCTAGATGAGTATGCAGCAATTGATGCTCATAATATCAATCTCATATATTTGCGGCGTGACTTGATGGAGAGTCTtattgaagatatggagaagTTCCAAGGCAGAGTTATTGGCTCAGTTGTCCGGATAAGAATATCTGGTAACAATCAGAAGCAAGATATGTACAGGCTTGTCCATGTCGTAG GTACAAGCAAGGCATCTGTTCCATATAAGATTGGGGATAAGACAGCTGATGTACTGCTTGAAGTATTAAACTTAAACAAGAAAGAGGTTCTTCCTATTGATTCTATTTCAAATCAAGATTTCTCTGAG GATGAATGCAGAAGATTACGTCAAATTATAAAATGTGGGCTTGTCAAGCGACTGACCATA GGCGAGATACAGAAGAAAGCGATGGAACTTCGTGCAGTAAAACTCAATGAT TCTCTGGAAGAAGAGATCCTGCGACTCAACAATCTTCGTGATAGAGCAAGTGAGAAAGGGCGTAAGAAAGA GCTCAGAGAATGTGTAGAGAAACTAGTGCTTCTGAAGATGCCTGAAGAACATCAGCGGAGGCTACGTGCAATTCCAGAAGTGCATGCTGATCCAAAGATGGATCCTAATTATGAAACTGAAGAAGATGCTGGAGAATCTGACGAAAAAAAACAAG CTGAATATGGGGGGCCAAAATACACTAGATTTTGTAGAAGGGAAGACAAGCTTATGTCTTCACGGAGGAAAG ATAAAGAGGGACCTATCATGGTTCGATGTAAAGTGAGTGAGAAAAGAGAGGCTCATGGATATATTATGAAGAAGCTCGGGAATCAAGGTACTGCATGTCAGGCTGTGGATAGGTCTTCATCTGAAACTTCAATTACAAGCTTCTCGACAGTGAACTCAACATCCACTAACAATAGTGAAACAGACAAGCTTTGGCATTACCGTGACCCTAGTGGTAGAATACAAGGACCATTTTCAGTGACGCAGTTGAGAAAATGGAATAAGTCGGGGCTTTTCCCACTTGATATGAGGATATGGACAAATGATGAGCACCATGACTCAGTACTTTTAACAAATGCACTAAATGGGCTGTTCCATACAGCTCCTCAGGTGCATGGTGAGATTTCCCACCAGTCTCAGGAGCTTGGTGCTGTTTCTGTTAACAGTAGTATTGGGTGGTGTGAAAGTGCAGCTAAAACAGGGAGAGAATGTGGAGATAGGGAAGTACCTCGGCACCTCCGTATTACAAATAACCATTCTAATGGTAATACTGAGACTGCGAGGATGGATGGGCTGTCCTCATGTTCTCCACAATGTTTGAACTTGAATAACTCTTATTCTGACAAACCCAATCCATCCAGCCCAGTCTCTTCATCATGTCATGGGAACGTGCGCGGAGCTCCTCCGCATGAGAAAAGATGCCATGAAATTGTTGATTCTCAGTCCAGTACAGGTCATGGGGTTCAGGACTCGAGTGGAAGCACAATGTTTCAGATATCTCATGGCTGCAACCATAGTATGCAATCTCACAAAAAGAGGCATGTAGGGCAGTCTTCTGGACAGAACTGGAGATCCTCAAACAGCAATAGAAGTTCATTTAACATGAATTCTGGATCTAGTTTTGCCTCAGTTGCCAAGTCAACTGATTCATTTGAACAGAAAGGTATCACAAGTTATCCGGATCTGCCCAGTCCAACCCCAAAAACAAGCTATGACGATATTGAAGCTCAGGCTGCTGAAGAGCTACTTTCTTTGAGTTCGGTTGTTCCAGTATGTGCTTCAAATATCCAGGATTTGCCAAGTCCTACACCAAAATTGGAATGCGAAGCTCCAGTTGGGCAGGCTGCAGCAGaaaaagaatctttaacttCTAGTTTTCCTGTTCAGGATGCAGGCCCTAGTTGGAGCAGTGCTTCTAGTCTGGTGATCGATGGGGTCCAACTTCCTGAAATAGCTAATGGATTGGGTGGATATTCACCAGCTGCGAAACCATCTTTAGACTCTGATCTTATCTCTGATTCTGCACCGAAACCAGCTGAAGCAGTGGGTAATCATGTCGACACACCTACTTCGGATGCCAACCAACTCAATCATAATTCCTCATGTCATCCAATCTCAAACATATCCGATTGGCGAGCAAACTTTGGTGAGCCAATAGAGTTCAGCACTTTGGATGAGGAATCAGTGTCAGACCTATTAGCCGAAGTTGATGCAATGGAATCTCAAACTCAAAGTGGTATGGGTTCACCAACCTCCGCCATGAGGTGCAGTGAGGAGACAATATCTGTGTGTAAAAGTGActttttcagcttttttgaggaGTTTAGTCCCCCACCTGATCCTGCAAAAAATGATGCCTTGGGCTCCACTGAAGATGTACAATTACCTTGCCAATCCTCTCTGACAGATGAACTAGCCGGGACATCACAGGCTGAAGCTTTTGATCCTTTAAAGAGGTCTAGCAGGACTTCATCTCCTAGCAGTGAGGGAGAAACAAAGTCGGCTGATGTTTCCTTTTCCCAGGGGGAAGCTGGGTCCAACGTACCTACACCCTGTACCACGAATAAAACTGCAGTTCCAGTCATCAGCCAGAGTGCAGGACTGGAGGCTATAACCACGGACTGTTGTGCAGCACCTGGAAACATGACTTGCGGTGTACCAGTTCAGGGATTCACAAATGTTATCCGAGGTTGCAGTACGGTGACTGCATTAGGACGTTCAAACATGAATCATTCCCCTTTCACTGGGAATCCATTGTCTGAAAGCCAGTGTATATACTCAGGGGAGAGGTCTGGTGGTCCAAGAGACTTGGTTTTCCAGTAA
- the LOC132047986 gene encoding GATA transcription factor 6-like, which produces MDKLGSSGDDLFVDDLLDFSNDFPDDDDLGHENNNYLSPQKLQPQDKESDKVTLTNKSSLIPSEKEDFDSILGSQLSLPGSDLDNLEWLSHFVEDSFSEYSLTYLPEKALQIHSNTQNPVQQQSCFTSPVQNKPPVKKPKKKMEKRVGFWAKQCTHCGVRKTPLWRTGPLGEKTLCNACGVRFKSGRLLPEYRPASSSTFSNGLHSNSHRKVLEMRHKKEIGAGSSDFLKD; this is translated from the exons ATGGATAAATTGGGCAGCTCAGGCGATGACTTGTTCGTTGACGACCTCCTTGACTTTTCCAATGACTTCCCTGACGACGACGACCTAGGACATGAAAACAACAATTATCTTTCGCCTCAAAAGCTACAACCACAGGATAAGGAAAGTGATAAAGTAACACTCACCAACAAGTCTAGCCTTATTCCTTCTGAGAAAGAAGATTTTGATTCTATCCTTGGTAGTCAACTCAGTCTTCCT GGAAGTGATTTGGATAACCTGGAATGGCTGTCTCATTTTGTTGAAGACTCATTTTCAGAGTATTCACTCACATACTTACCGGAAAAAgctctccaaattcattcaaacACGCAAAACCCGGTCCAACAGCAGTCCTGTTTCACCAGTCCGGTTCAAAATAAACCGCCAGTGAAAAAACCAAAGAAGAAGATGGAGAAACGGGTCGGGTTTTGGGCGAAACAGTGTACCCATTGTGGGGTGCGAAAGACTCCATTATGGCGAACCGGTCCATTAGGTGAGAAAACACTTTGTAATGCATGTGGGGTCCGGTTTAAATCGGGTCGGCTTTTACCCGAATATAGACCGGCTAGTAGCTCGACTTTTTCGAACGGGTTACACTCAAACAGTCACAGGAAAGTTTTGGAAATGCGGCACAAGAAGGAAATTGGAGCTGGCAGTTCAGACTTTTTGAAAGATTAA